From one Esox lucius isolate fEsoLuc1 chromosome 11, fEsoLuc1.pri, whole genome shotgun sequence genomic stretch:
- the tnrc6c1 gene encoding trinucleotide repeat-containing gene 6C protein isoform X4: MVGRYLSSELPPHTGPGAQYENPRWGQQPANQSSTSASASTNHSGWDPVIIDDSDTEAWPSISRSSQGPAGGCPSDTDPGGPASSSSISMSMATGANGQTGHFPANHPSSKEASSGPGGPANHHVGIASGPGASNRGWGSGPGSSPHVPAQSSSIGGGEGKGDGTMGGGGGGRGWGSTSSTTSNFNLNLNPNANPSAWPVLGHDGDGGSLGGVNPNQTPSQPPSNLCKPINTPPAQGNGNGGGTMGGCTNGNLPVGCVNAWGDSPEQHPSLSTNVSFSSEPLNLNTDGPNQTSKQHETPSPICSLPSWGGPSGGIGSLGQPPAASPQQVNGEDDSSIWGNNGESKSVTTSKEPSSWDSGASGWGSHGNSGGGTSGGWGAKSSGDSWGKQHSGEGQGGWDSPSSPPQPDQQASSWSTRPPSTAAASEGSSEGMEGAGHSRRRDRSSRDESVPLLPAPDLDPRVLCNTGWGQTPVRQHTSWDMEEAARAQRKADAAGTDSWGGSGPNTPTEPPQGPSNHGPTHRGGLQAAPDWGGSMPPTTQPGSGWGEPPSNKKPPTAPGVWLNPPQGGSRPGPNMPKGGNQSWGAPEEKSPSWDDPHSKTPKTQGWREGPKPSQGSWSNSGGGSGGDWGEPGEGKKHGTTTNPPWEGEGGWKESNRGWGKPGLGGNGGGNGGGGGGWGEPAMAPQRPSGPTQGWGGKPQESSSSSSVVGGGSIGSWGGPGPVKPSGSGWGGNGGGGGGKQDPSGGEPTGWEEPSPPSIRRKMEIDDGTSAWGDPGAYNKTVNLWDKNNPGGVPQARPPGNPPGNSSSGSSGNNNIHHAHPSHHLSHHPHTYHGPPPPLQSHGGHNPQGPGLNSVPMDPAVPHQTGHPPHSRPPLMGPGWGELPSGHPKPEPSWGEPAPPPVSVDNGTSAWGQPTGNHGGWGGGDNGPEPYGRGNPTMGSAPCKQAPKSMQGGGEDLGLSGGQWDPDDGDMWNSQASQESNSWGNGPKKGPPKGKIPGKQEEAWVMSRLVKQLTDMGFPRDPAAEALKSNNMNLDQAMSALLEKKTELDKRVLGMSDYNNSLINKSCRPPLHSKESSSDRSPFLDKDGGSGLVEDVHTSPFMPSPGSLGLKLSSLPSTALPLPGQGLGGPQGLAMQNLNNRQVQSGMFGSGGAAQARAMQMQQPPPPQPSVPPLSSSQPSLRAQVPQFLSPQVQAQLLQFAAKNIGLNPALLSSPINPQHMTLLNQLYQLQLAYQRLQIQQQMLQAQRNVSGPIRQQEQQVARTINNMQQQIQQHQRQLTQALLMKQQPPGSLSSGVHHGKTTMDSFPSHPQAPGLSDLQTKELQASLNSYGPYPLCGLTPNMNVNLMDVGGLSMKEPAQPQSRLSQWTHPNPMERLSGGSSPLEPNLGKHGANLGPPGKPPQIDDGYSPFSMMPGSESPTSSLVPPPDSWGQGKSANDKMVNGSNITWPPEFCPGVPWKGLQNIDPENDPNMTPGSVPSGPTINTNIQDVNRYLQRDRSGGSSPTSSQNEALPPSTDWPVSVSSQNEALPPSNDWPVSAYPSSFSLSSPETDDPGKLSDMKSTWSPGPISHPSHASLSHELWKVPQGPRSTTAAPTRPPPGLTNPTKSSSTWGGNSLGLAQGWSSSYSSGTTWSTDSSNRTSSWLVLRNLTPQIDGSTLRTLCMQHGPLITFHLNLTQGNALVRYSSKEEAAKAQKSLHMCVLGNTTILAEFAGEEEVQRFFAQGQQLASNTSWQAEPGINQTRMGGSGPRSSHPIGHPHWNSGGSGGSGGMGGGGAKTGGDLLWGGVPKYSGLWGPPSREEGRVMGSPTPINTLLPGDLLSGESM; this comes from the exons ATGGTCGGGAGGTACCTCTCCTCAG AGCTGCCCCCACACACTGGCCCCGGAGCGCAGTATGAAAATCCCCGCTGGGGACAacagccagccaatcagagttCCACTTCCGCCTCGGCGTCAACCAATCACAGCGGCTGGGATCCAGTGATCATTGACGATAGCGACACAGAGGCCTGGCCCTCCATTTCCCGCAGCAGCCAGGGCCCTGCAGGAGGATGTCCCTCGGACACTGACCCTGGTGGTCcggccagcagcagcagcattaGTATGAGCATGGCCACAGGGGCCAACGGCCAGACAGGCCACTTCCCTGCCAACCACCCCAGCAGCAAAGAGGCCAGTTCTGGACCTGGTGGCCCAGCCAATCACCATGTCGGCATAGCCTCAGGCCCGGGAGCATCCAATCGTGGCTGGGGTTCCGGGCCCGGTTCCTCCCCCCATGTCCCTGCCCAGTCCTCCTCGATTGGGGGTGGGGAGGGAAAGGGTGACGGCACAatgggaggaggtgggggaggcaGGGGCTGGGGCTCAacttcctccaccacctctAACTTTAACTTGAACCTTAACCCCAATGCCAACCCCTCAGCCTGGCCTGTGCTGGGTCACGATGGGGACGGAGGCAGCTTAGGGGGAGTCAACCCCAACCAAACCCCGTCTCAACCCCCTTCTAACCTCTGCAAGCCGATAAACACTCCTCCCGCCCAGGGAAACGGTAACGGAGGAGGAACCATGGGGGGCTGTACCAACGGCAACTTGCCAGTAGGGTGTGTCAATGCCTGGGGAGACTCCCCAGAGCAACACCCCTCCCTGTCCACAAATGTGTCTTTTAGCTCAGAACCTCTGAACCTTAACACTGATGGACCAAATCAAACTAGCAAACAGCACGAGACACCCAGCCCCATCTGCAGTCTCCCCAGCTGGGGAGGCCCTTCTGGAGGCATAGGCTCCCTGGGTCAGCCCCCTGCTGCTTCTCCCCAGCAGGTCAACGGAGAGGATGACAGTTCCATCTGGGGCAACAATGGAGAGTCAAAGTCAGTCACCACCTCCAAAGAGCCTTCAAGTTGGGACTCTGGTGCCAGTGGCTGGGGGAGCCATGGAAACAGTGGTGGTGGAACATCTGGAGGCTGGGGGGCCAAGAGCAGTGGGGATAGCTGGGGAAAGCAGCATTCTGGGGAGGGCCAAGGGGGCTGGGACTCCCCCAGCTCTCCACCCCAGCCTGACCAGCAGGCCAGCTCATGGAGCACCCGTCCCCCTAGCACTGCAGCAGCAAGCGAAGGCAGCAGCGAGGGCATGGAAGGAGCGGGGCATTCCCGTCGAAGGGATCGATCATCCCGGGATGAATCAGTCCCCCTACTACCTGCCCCTGACTTGGACCCGAGAGTGTTGTGCAATACGGGCTGGGGCCAGACCCCCGTTCGCCAGCACACCTCCTGGGACATGGAAGAGGCAGCCCGCGCCCAACGCAAGGCAGACGCCGCAGGGACAGACTCCTGGGGAGGCTCTGGTCCCAATACACCCACAGAGCCTCCTCAGGGGCCCTCCAACCATGGCCCCACTCATCGGGGTGGTCTTCAGGCTGCCCCTGACTGGGGGGGTTCCATGCCTCCAACCACCCAACCAGGCTCTGGGTGGGGTGAGCCACCGAGCAACAAGAAGCCCCCCACTGCTCCAGGAGTTTGGTTGAACCCCCCACAAGGAGGCTCAAGGCCAGGCCCCAATATGCCCAAAGGTGGAAACCAGTCCTGGGGAGCTCCTGAGGAGAAGTCCCCCAGCTGGGATGACCCACACAGCAAGACCCCGAAGACTCAGGGCTGGAGGGAGGGGCCCAAGCCATCCCAGGGCAGCTGGAGCAACAGTGGTGGTGGAAGTGGAGGGGACTGGGGAGAGCCAGGAGAAGGCAAGAAGCATGGGACTACCACCAACCCTCCctgggagggagaaggaggctGGAAAGAGAGCAACCGGGGCTGGGGTAAACCTGGTCTGGGTGGAAATGGTGGAGGAaatggaggtggtggaggtggcTGGGGTGAGCCAGCCATGGCTCCTCAGCGCCCCAGTGGCCCTACCCAAGGATGGGGTGGCAAGCCTCAGGAGAGCtccagtagtagtagtgtagTTGGAGGAGGAAGCATTGGCTCCTGGGGTGGCCCTGGCCCTGTAAAGCCCAGTGGATCAGGCTGGGGGGGCAacgggggaggaggagggggtaaGCAGGACCCCTCGGGAGGAGAGCCCACAGGGTGGGAGGAACCTTCCCCACCCTCCATACGACGCAAGATGGAGATTGATGATGGTACTTCTGCTTGGGGTGACCCAGGTGCCTACAACAAGACAGTCAACCTGTGGGACAAGAACAACCCGGGAGGGGTTCCCCAAGCTAGACCCCCAGGGAACCCTCCGGGGAACTCCTCTTCTGGCTCCTCTGGCAACAACAATATCCACCACGCCCACCCATCCCATCACCTTTCCCACCATCCTCACACATACCACGGTCCACCACCACCCCTTCAGAGCCACGGGGGGCACAACCCCCAGGGTCCAGGCCTGAACAGTGTGCCCATGGACCCAGCTGTGCCTCACCAGACTGGACATCCACCACACAGCAGACCACCCCTCATGGGTCCAG GCTGGGGGGAACTGCCCAGTGGCCACCCCAAGCCAGAACCCTCGTGGGGGGAGCCTGCGCCCCCTCCGGTCAGTGTGGACAACGGAACCTCGGCCTGGGGGCAGCCCACTGGGAACCATGGTGGCTGGGGGGGTGGCGACAATGGCCCAGAACCTTACGGACGTGGTAACCCAACCATGGGATCTGCACCTTGCAAACAAG CTCCTAAATCTATGCAAGGTGGAGGGGAGGACCTGGGTCTGTCTGGGGGACAGTGGGACCCTGACGATGGTGACATGTGGAACAGCCAGGCCTCCCAGGAGAGCAACTCCTGGGGCAATGGACCCAAGAAGGGCCCACCCAAGGGGAAAATTCCAGGAAAGCAGGAGGAAGCATGGGTCATGAGTCGCCTGGTTAAGCAGCTGACAGACATGGGCTTTCCG agaGATCCAGCGGCGGAGGCTCTGAAGAGCAACAACATGAACCTGGACCAGGCCATGA GTGCCCTGTTGGAGAAGAAGACAGAACTGGACAAGCGGGTGTTGGGCATGTCTGACTACAACAACAGTCTGATCAACAAGAGCTGCCGGCCTCCCCTCCACTCCAAAGAGTCCTCCTCAGACCGCTCTCCCTTCCTGGACAAG GACGGTGGTAGTGGCCTGGTGGAAGACGTCCACACCTCACCGTTTATGCCTTCCCCCGGGTCTCTCGGCCTGAAACTCAGCTCCCTGCCCAGCACTGCCCTGCCTCTGCCCGGCCAGGGCCTGGGTGGCCCACAGGGCCTAGCCATGCAAAATTTGAACAACAGACAG gTGCAGAGTGGAATGTTTGGGAGTGGTGGAGCAGCACAAGCCCGGGCCATGCAGATGCAGCAGCCGCCACCTCCTCAGCCGTCAGTGCCacctctgagctcctcccagccTAGTCTACGTGCTCAAGTGCCTCAGTTTCTCTCCCCTCAG GTTCAAGCACAGCTCTTACAGTTTGCAGCAAAAAACATTGGTCTGAATCCTGCACTTTTAAGCTCACCAATAAACCCTCAACATATGACCCTTTTGAACCAACTATACCAGCTGCAACTG GCGTACCAGCGTTTACAAATTCAGCAGCAGATGTTGCAAGCACAGCGCAATGTTTCTGGCCCCATCCGACAGCAAGAGCAGCAA GTCGCACGTACAATCAACAACATGCAGCAGCAGATCCAACAGCACCAGCGTCAGCTGACCCAGGCCCTCCTCATGAAGCAGCAGCCCCCTGGCTCCCTGTCCTCTGGCGTTCACCACGGCAAAACAACCATGGACTCCTTCCCAAGCCACCCCCAGGCTCCTGGCCTGTCCGACCTGCAGACCAAAGAGCTCCAGGCCTCTCTTAACTCCTACGGCCCCTATCCCCTCT GTGGACTGACTCCTAACATGAATGTAAACCTCATGGATGTGGGGGGCCTGTCCATGAAAGAGCCTGCCCAGCCCCAGTCCCGCCTCTCCCAGTGGACACACCCCAACCCCATGGAGAGACTGTCAGGAGGCTCCTCCCCCCTGGAACCTAACCTGGGCAAGCATG GTGCCAACCTGGGCCCCCCCGGAAAGCCCCCACAGATAGATGATGGGTACAGCCCCTTCAGCATGATGCCAGGCTCAGAGTCACCCACTAGCTCCCTGGTGCCACCTCCTGACAGTTGGGGCCAGGGCAAGAGTGCCAATGACAAGATGGTCAACGGCTCTAACATCACCTGGCCTCCAG AGTTCTGCCCAGGCGTACCCTGGAAGGGCCTGCAGAACATTGACCCTGAGAACGACCCTAACATGACCCCAGGAAGCGTTCCCAGTGGCCCCACCATCAACACCAACATCCAGGACGTCAACCGCTACCTGCAGCGTGACCGCAGCGGAG GgtcctcccccacctcttcTCAGAACGAGGCCCTGCCTCCCTCCACCGATTGGCCAGTCAGTGTCTCTTCTCAGAACGAGGCCCTGCCTCCCTCCAACGATTGGCCAGTCAGTGCCTACCCTAGCTCGTTCAGTCTGTCTTCCCCGGAAACGGACGACCCAG GTAAACTGTCAGACATGAAGTCTACCTGGTCCCCAGGACCCATCTCCCACCCCTCCCACGCCTCTCTGTCCCACGAGCTGTGGAAGGTCCCACAGGGGCCCCGCAGCACCACGGCAGCCCCCACCCGGCCCCCTCCGGGTTTAACAAACCCCACCAAGTCCTCCTCCACTTGGGGAGGCAACTCTCTGGGCCTGGCTCAGGGCTGGAGCAGCTCATACTCCTCAG GCACCACGTGGAGCACCGACAGCTCCAACCGGACCAGTAGCTGGCTGGTACTGCGGAACCTCACCCCCCAGATTGACGGCTCCACCCTGCGGACGCTGTGCATGCAGCACGGCCCCCTCATCACATTCCACCTCAACCTGACCCAGGGGAACGCACTGGTGCGCTACAGCTCCAAGGAGGAGGCCGCCAAGGCCCAGAAGTCCCTGCACAT GTGTGTTCTGGGTAACACTACCATCCTGGCCGAGTTCgctggagaggaggaggttCAGCGCTTCTTTGCACAGGGCCAGCAGTTAGCCTCAAACACCAGCTGGCAGGCCGAACCAGGCATCAATCAGACACGAATGGGCGGGTCAGGGCCCAGGTCCTCACACCCCATTGGCCACCCCCACTGGAACTCTGGCGGCAGTGGCGGTAGCGGTGGTATGGGAGGAGGCGGAGCAAAGACAGGTGGAGACCTGCTGTGGGGCGGTGTGCCCAAGTACTCCGGCCTCTGGGGACCACCCAGTAGAGAGGAGGGGCGCGTAATGGGAAGCCCTACACCAATCAACACATTGCTGCCTGGAGACCTGCTGAGTGGAGAGTCCATGTAG
- the tnrc6c1 gene encoding trinucleotide repeat-containing gene 6C protein isoform X1, with the protein MEEKKKKKQEEKKKKESAPKKAPEQTTKVPDSAKPGPTPRPPPLNSSATPSVPPSTGSNGKRAPSSAQQSQPSPAQPRYSPREVPPRFRQQEPKQLLKRGQPLPPGTLAPLSGRPQPDPSQNVSGVAHAELPPHTGPGAQYENPRWGQQPANQSSTSASASTNHSGWDPVIIDDSDTEAWPSISRSSQGPAGGCPSDTDPGGPASSSSISMSMATGANGQTGHFPANHPSSKEASSGPGGPANHHVGIASGPGASNRGWGSGPGSSPHVPAQSSSIGGGEGKGDGTMGGGGGGRGWGSTSSTTSNFNLNLNPNANPSAWPVLGHDGDGGSLGGVNPNQTPSQPPSNLCKPINTPPAQGNGNGGGTMGGCTNGNLPVGCVNAWGDSPEQHPSLSTNVSFSSEPLNLNTDGPNQTSKQHETPSPICSLPSWGGPSGGIGSLGQPPAASPQQVNGEDDSSIWGNNGESKSVTTSKEPSSWDSGASGWGSHGNSGGGTSGGWGAKSSGDSWGKQHSGEGQGGWDSPSSPPQPDQQASSWSTRPPSTAAASEGSSEGMEGAGHSRRRDRSSRDESVPLLPAPDLDPRVLCNTGWGQTPVRQHTSWDMEEAARAQRKADAAGTDSWGGSGPNTPTEPPQGPSNHGPTHRGGLQAAPDWGGSMPPTTQPGSGWGEPPSNKKPPTAPGVWLNPPQGGSRPGPNMPKGGNQSWGAPEEKSPSWDDPHSKTPKTQGWREGPKPSQGSWSNSGGGSGGDWGEPGEGKKHGTTTNPPWEGEGGWKESNRGWGKPGLGGNGGGNGGGGGGWGEPAMAPQRPSGPTQGWGGKPQESSSSSSVVGGGSIGSWGGPGPVKPSGSGWGGNGGGGGGKQDPSGGEPTGWEEPSPPSIRRKMEIDDGTSAWGDPGAYNKTVNLWDKNNPGGVPQARPPGNPPGNSSSGSSGNNNIHHAHPSHHLSHHPHTYHGPPPPLQSHGGHNPQGPGLNSVPMDPAVPHQTGHPPHSRPPLMGPGWGELPSGHPKPEPSWGEPAPPPVSVDNGTSAWGQPTGNHGGWGGGDNGPEPYGRGNPTMGSAPCKQAPKSMQGGGEDLGLSGGQWDPDDGDMWNSQASQESNSWGNGPKKGPPKGKIPGKQEEAWVMSRLVKQLTDMGFPRDPAAEALKSNNMNLDQAMSALLEKKTELDKRVLGMSDYNNSLINKSCRPPLHSKESSSDRSPFLDKDGGSGLVEDVHTSPFMPSPGSLGLKLSSLPSTALPLPGQGLGGPQGLAMQNLNNRQVQSGMFGSGGAAQARAMQMQQPPPPQPSVPPLSSSQPSLRAQVPQFLSPQVQAQLLQFAAKNIGLNPALLSSPINPQHMTLLNQLYQLQLAYQRLQIQQQMLQAQRNVSGPIRQQEQQVARTINNMQQQIQQHQRQLTQALLMKQQPPGSLSSGVHHGKTTMDSFPSHPQAPGLSDLQTKELQASLNSYGPYPLCGLTPNMNVNLMDVGGLSMKEPAQPQSRLSQWTHPNPMERLSGGSSPLEPNLGKHGANLGPPGKPPQIDDGYSPFSMMPGSESPTSSLVPPPDSWGQGKSANDKMVNGSNITWPPEFCPGVPWKGLQNIDPENDPNMTPGSVPSGPTINTNIQDVNRYLQRDRSGGSSPTSSQNEALPPSTDWPVSVSSQNEALPPSNDWPVSAYPSSFSLSSPETDDPGKLSDMKSTWSPGPISHPSHASLSHELWKVPQGPRSTTAAPTRPPPGLTNPTKSSSTWGGNSLGLAQGWSSSYSSGTTWSTDSSNRTSSWLVLRNLTPQIDGSTLRTLCMQHGPLITFHLNLTQGNALVRYSSKEEAAKAQKSLHMCVLGNTTILAEFAGEEEVQRFFAQGQQLASNTSWQAEPGINQTRMGGSGPRSSHPIGHPHWNSGGSGGSGGMGGGGAKTGGDLLWGGVPKYSGLWGPPSREEGRVMGSPTPINTLLPGDLLSGESM; encoded by the exons AGCTGCCCCCACACACTGGCCCCGGAGCGCAGTATGAAAATCCCCGCTGGGGACAacagccagccaatcagagttCCACTTCCGCCTCGGCGTCAACCAATCACAGCGGCTGGGATCCAGTGATCATTGACGATAGCGACACAGAGGCCTGGCCCTCCATTTCCCGCAGCAGCCAGGGCCCTGCAGGAGGATGTCCCTCGGACACTGACCCTGGTGGTCcggccagcagcagcagcattaGTATGAGCATGGCCACAGGGGCCAACGGCCAGACAGGCCACTTCCCTGCCAACCACCCCAGCAGCAAAGAGGCCAGTTCTGGACCTGGTGGCCCAGCCAATCACCATGTCGGCATAGCCTCAGGCCCGGGAGCATCCAATCGTGGCTGGGGTTCCGGGCCCGGTTCCTCCCCCCATGTCCCTGCCCAGTCCTCCTCGATTGGGGGTGGGGAGGGAAAGGGTGACGGCACAatgggaggaggtgggggaggcaGGGGCTGGGGCTCAacttcctccaccacctctAACTTTAACTTGAACCTTAACCCCAATGCCAACCCCTCAGCCTGGCCTGTGCTGGGTCACGATGGGGACGGAGGCAGCTTAGGGGGAGTCAACCCCAACCAAACCCCGTCTCAACCCCCTTCTAACCTCTGCAAGCCGATAAACACTCCTCCCGCCCAGGGAAACGGTAACGGAGGAGGAACCATGGGGGGCTGTACCAACGGCAACTTGCCAGTAGGGTGTGTCAATGCCTGGGGAGACTCCCCAGAGCAACACCCCTCCCTGTCCACAAATGTGTCTTTTAGCTCAGAACCTCTGAACCTTAACACTGATGGACCAAATCAAACTAGCAAACAGCACGAGACACCCAGCCCCATCTGCAGTCTCCCCAGCTGGGGAGGCCCTTCTGGAGGCATAGGCTCCCTGGGTCAGCCCCCTGCTGCTTCTCCCCAGCAGGTCAACGGAGAGGATGACAGTTCCATCTGGGGCAACAATGGAGAGTCAAAGTCAGTCACCACCTCCAAAGAGCCTTCAAGTTGGGACTCTGGTGCCAGTGGCTGGGGGAGCCATGGAAACAGTGGTGGTGGAACATCTGGAGGCTGGGGGGCCAAGAGCAGTGGGGATAGCTGGGGAAAGCAGCATTCTGGGGAGGGCCAAGGGGGCTGGGACTCCCCCAGCTCTCCACCCCAGCCTGACCAGCAGGCCAGCTCATGGAGCACCCGTCCCCCTAGCACTGCAGCAGCAAGCGAAGGCAGCAGCGAGGGCATGGAAGGAGCGGGGCATTCCCGTCGAAGGGATCGATCATCCCGGGATGAATCAGTCCCCCTACTACCTGCCCCTGACTTGGACCCGAGAGTGTTGTGCAATACGGGCTGGGGCCAGACCCCCGTTCGCCAGCACACCTCCTGGGACATGGAAGAGGCAGCCCGCGCCCAACGCAAGGCAGACGCCGCAGGGACAGACTCCTGGGGAGGCTCTGGTCCCAATACACCCACAGAGCCTCCTCAGGGGCCCTCCAACCATGGCCCCACTCATCGGGGTGGTCTTCAGGCTGCCCCTGACTGGGGGGGTTCCATGCCTCCAACCACCCAACCAGGCTCTGGGTGGGGTGAGCCACCGAGCAACAAGAAGCCCCCCACTGCTCCAGGAGTTTGGTTGAACCCCCCACAAGGAGGCTCAAGGCCAGGCCCCAATATGCCCAAAGGTGGAAACCAGTCCTGGGGAGCTCCTGAGGAGAAGTCCCCCAGCTGGGATGACCCACACAGCAAGACCCCGAAGACTCAGGGCTGGAGGGAGGGGCCCAAGCCATCCCAGGGCAGCTGGAGCAACAGTGGTGGTGGAAGTGGAGGGGACTGGGGAGAGCCAGGAGAAGGCAAGAAGCATGGGACTACCACCAACCCTCCctgggagggagaaggaggctGGAAAGAGAGCAACCGGGGCTGGGGTAAACCTGGTCTGGGTGGAAATGGTGGAGGAaatggaggtggtggaggtggcTGGGGTGAGCCAGCCATGGCTCCTCAGCGCCCCAGTGGCCCTACCCAAGGATGGGGTGGCAAGCCTCAGGAGAGCtccagtagtagtagtgtagTTGGAGGAGGAAGCATTGGCTCCTGGGGTGGCCCTGGCCCTGTAAAGCCCAGTGGATCAGGCTGGGGGGGCAacgggggaggaggagggggtaaGCAGGACCCCTCGGGAGGAGAGCCCACAGGGTGGGAGGAACCTTCCCCACCCTCCATACGACGCAAGATGGAGATTGATGATGGTACTTCTGCTTGGGGTGACCCAGGTGCCTACAACAAGACAGTCAACCTGTGGGACAAGAACAACCCGGGAGGGGTTCCCCAAGCTAGACCCCCAGGGAACCCTCCGGGGAACTCCTCTTCTGGCTCCTCTGGCAACAACAATATCCACCACGCCCACCCATCCCATCACCTTTCCCACCATCCTCACACATACCACGGTCCACCACCACCCCTTCAGAGCCACGGGGGGCACAACCCCCAGGGTCCAGGCCTGAACAGTGTGCCCATGGACCCAGCTGTGCCTCACCAGACTGGACATCCACCACACAGCAGACCACCCCTCATGGGTCCAG GCTGGGGGGAACTGCCCAGTGGCCACCCCAAGCCAGAACCCTCGTGGGGGGAGCCTGCGCCCCCTCCGGTCAGTGTGGACAACGGAACCTCGGCCTGGGGGCAGCCCACTGGGAACCATGGTGGCTGGGGGGGTGGCGACAATGGCCCAGAACCTTACGGACGTGGTAACCCAACCATGGGATCTGCACCTTGCAAACAAG CTCCTAAATCTATGCAAGGTGGAGGGGAGGACCTGGGTCTGTCTGGGGGACAGTGGGACCCTGACGATGGTGACATGTGGAACAGCCAGGCCTCCCAGGAGAGCAACTCCTGGGGCAATGGACCCAAGAAGGGCCCACCCAAGGGGAAAATTCCAGGAAAGCAGGAGGAAGCATGGGTCATGAGTCGCCTGGTTAAGCAGCTGACAGACATGGGCTTTCCG agaGATCCAGCGGCGGAGGCTCTGAAGAGCAACAACATGAACCTGGACCAGGCCATGA GTGCCCTGTTGGAGAAGAAGACAGAACTGGACAAGCGGGTGTTGGGCATGTCTGACTACAACAACAGTCTGATCAACAAGAGCTGCCGGCCTCCCCTCCACTCCAAAGAGTCCTCCTCAGACCGCTCTCCCTTCCTGGACAAG GACGGTGGTAGTGGCCTGGTGGAAGACGTCCACACCTCACCGTTTATGCCTTCCCCCGGGTCTCTCGGCCTGAAACTCAGCTCCCTGCCCAGCACTGCCCTGCCTCTGCCCGGCCAGGGCCTGGGTGGCCCACAGGGCCTAGCCATGCAAAATTTGAACAACAGACAG gTGCAGAGTGGAATGTTTGGGAGTGGTGGAGCAGCACAAGCCCGGGCCATGCAGATGCAGCAGCCGCCACCTCCTCAGCCGTCAGTGCCacctctgagctcctcccagccTAGTCTACGTGCTCAAGTGCCTCAGTTTCTCTCCCCTCAG GTTCAAGCACAGCTCTTACAGTTTGCAGCAAAAAACATTGGTCTGAATCCTGCACTTTTAAGCTCACCAATAAACCCTCAACATATGACCCTTTTGAACCAACTATACCAGCTGCAACTG GCGTACCAGCGTTTACAAATTCAGCAGCAGATGTTGCAAGCACAGCGCAATGTTTCTGGCCCCATCCGACAGCAAGAGCAGCAA GTCGCACGTACAATCAACAACATGCAGCAGCAGATCCAACAGCACCAGCGTCAGCTGACCCAGGCCCTCCTCATGAAGCAGCAGCCCCCTGGCTCCCTGTCCTCTGGCGTTCACCACGGCAAAACAACCATGGACTCCTTCCCAAGCCACCCCCAGGCTCCTGGCCTGTCCGACCTGCAGACCAAAGAGCTCCAGGCCTCTCTTAACTCCTACGGCCCCTATCCCCTCT GTGGACTGACTCCTAACATGAATGTAAACCTCATGGATGTGGGGGGCCTGTCCATGAAAGAGCCTGCCCAGCCCCAGTCCCGCCTCTCCCAGTGGACACACCCCAACCCCATGGAGAGACTGTCAGGAGGCTCCTCCCCCCTGGAACCTAACCTGGGCAAGCATG GTGCCAACCTGGGCCCCCCCGGAAAGCCCCCACAGATAGATGATGGGTACAGCCCCTTCAGCATGATGCCAGGCTCAGAGTCACCCACTAGCTCCCTGGTGCCACCTCCTGACAGTTGGGGCCAGGGCAAGAGTGCCAATGACAAGATGGTCAACGGCTCTAACATCACCTGGCCTCCAG AGTTCTGCCCAGGCGTACCCTGGAAGGGCCTGCAGAACATTGACCCTGAGAACGACCCTAACATGACCCCAGGAAGCGTTCCCAGTGGCCCCACCATCAACACCAACATCCAGGACGTCAACCGCTACCTGCAGCGTGACCGCAGCGGAG GgtcctcccccacctcttcTCAGAACGAGGCCCTGCCTCCCTCCACCGATTGGCCAGTCAGTGTCTCTTCTCAGAACGAGGCCCTGCCTCCCTCCAACGATTGGCCAGTCAGTGCCTACCCTAGCTCGTTCAGTCTGTCTTCCCCGGAAACGGACGACCCAG GTAAACTGTCAGACATGAAGTCTACCTGGTCCCCAGGACCCATCTCCCACCCCTCCCACGCCTCTCTGTCCCACGAGCTGTGGAAGGTCCCACAGGGGCCCCGCAGCACCACGGCAGCCCCCACCCGGCCCCCTCCGGGTTTAACAAACCCCACCAAGTCCTCCTCCACTTGGGGAGGCAACTCTCTGGGCCTGGCTCAGGGCTGGAGCAGCTCATACTCCTCAG GCACCACGTGGAGCACCGACAGCTCCAACCGGACCAGTAGCTGGCTGGTACTGCGGAACCTCACCCCCCAGATTGACGGCTCCACCCTGCGGACGCTGTGCATGCAGCACGGCCCCCTCATCACATTCCACCTCAACCTGACCCAGGGGAACGCACTGGTGCGCTACAGCTCCAAGGAGGAGGCCGCCAAGGCCCAGAAGTCCCTGCACAT GTGTGTTCTGGGTAACACTACCATCCTGGCCGAGTTCgctggagaggaggaggttCAGCGCTTCTTTGCACAGGGCCAGCAGTTAGCCTCAAACACCAGCTGGCAGGCCGAACCAGGCATCAATCAGACACGAATGGGCGGGTCAGGGCCCAGGTCCTCACACCCCATTGGCCACCCCCACTGGAACTCTGGCGGCAGTGGCGGTAGCGGTGGTATGGGAGGAGGCGGAGCAAAGACAGGTGGAGACCTGCTGTGGGGCGGTGTGCCCAAGTACTCCGGCCTCTGGGGACCACCCAGTAGAGAGGAGGGGCGCGTAATGGGAAGCCCTACACCAATCAACACATTGCTGCCTGGAGACCTGCTGAGTGGAGAGTCCATGTAG